From the genome of Corallococcus macrosporus DSM 14697:
GTGAATGCCGTCGCGGAGTCTAGCCCAGGCGGGGCCGCCGCGCCCGACGGCGCCGGGTCAGGTCCTTGCCCGCACGGTTGCTGCCGCCCAGCCGCGGGTTGGCACCTTTCCGGCGGCGCCCGTGCGCGGGCGCCCCACCAAGGAGCAGCGCGCATGAACCTGGACCCTTCGACGCAGAAGTTCGTCTCGGACCTGGCGGCCTCGAACAGCCCGCCCCTCTACACCCTGACGCCGGAGCAGGCACGGGACGTCCTCCTCAAGGCGCAATCGATTCCGGTGGCGCTGCCGGACGCGGACGTGGAGGAGCGCAAGCTGCCCGTCGGGCCCAAGGGCTCCGTCCGGACGCTGCTCTTCCGGCCGAAGGGGAGCAAGGAGCGCCTGCCCGTGGTGATGTTCATCCACGGCGCGGGCTGGGTGATGGGGGATGCCCGGACCCACGAGCGGCTGGTGCGGGAGCTGGTCAAGGGCGCGAACGTCGCCGCCGTCTTCGTGGACTATGGCCGCTCACCCGAGAACAAGTTCCCCACGGCCATCGAGGAGGCCTACGCCGCGACGAAGTACGTGGCGGAGCACCCGGAGGAGTTCAACGTGGATGCCCGCCGCATGGCGCTGGTGGGGGACAGCGTCGGCGGGAACATGGCGACCGTGGTCGGGATGCTCGCGAAGGAGCGCGGCGGCCCGAACATCCGCTTCCAGGCGCTCTTCTATCCCGTCACCGACGCCAGCTTCGACAGCGGCTCCTATCAGGAGTTCGCGGAGGGGCCGTGGCTGACGCGCAAGGCGATGAAGTGGTTCTGGGATGCCTACCTGCCGGAGACCTCCAAGCGCATGGACCCGCACGTGTCCCCGCTGAGGGCGTCCCTGGACCAGCTCAAGGGCCTGCCTCCCGCGCTGGTCATCACCGACGAGAACGACGTGCTGCGTGACGAGGGCGAGGCCTACGCGGCGAAGCTCTCCGAGGCGGGCGTCAACGTCACCCAGGTCCGCTTCCTCGGCACGCACCACGACTTCGTCATGCTCAACGCGCTGGCCCAGACGCCCGCGGCCCGGGGCGCCATCGAGCTCACCACCACCAGGCTGCGGGAGTGGCTGCACGGGAACTGAGCGGGCTCCCGGCGGCCGGTGCTCGGCGGTGTTCGAGCACCGCCGCCCCCGCGGACCTCCGTTGGTGCACAGGGTGATGCGCGCCAGCGATTGCTCCCACCCTTCGAGCTCGTTCAAGACAGACGCGGCCCTTGGGGCACACGGGCTGGATGCGGTGTCTTTCATTTTCTGAGAGTCAGTCATTCGTGAGGAATGGCAAGCGGCTGACGAGGGCTTGCGCTCCGAGGCAATGGCTGCATCGAGGGTCGCTCTCAATCTTGGCGCCTCCCCCCTGC
Proteins encoded in this window:
- a CDS encoding alpha/beta hydrolase encodes the protein MNLDPSTQKFVSDLAASNSPPLYTLTPEQARDVLLKAQSIPVALPDADVEERKLPVGPKGSVRTLLFRPKGSKERLPVVMFIHGAGWVMGDARTHERLVRELVKGANVAAVFVDYGRSPENKFPTAIEEAYAATKYVAEHPEEFNVDARRMALVGDSVGGNMATVVGMLAKERGGPNIRFQALFYPVTDASFDSGSYQEFAEGPWLTRKAMKWFWDAYLPETSKRMDPHVSPLRASLDQLKGLPPALVITDENDVLRDEGEAYAAKLSEAGVNVTQVRFLGTHHDFVMLNALAQTPAARGAIELTTTRLREWLHGN